In Leptolyngbya subtilissima AS-A7, the sequence TTCACAACTGGGCTGACCCCAGCCTGATTGTTCCATTGCCAAAAGCGAACAACTGGTTCGCTTTACACCATCAGCTCGATCAAGTCTTTACGGTTCTCTACTCCGGCAATATGGGGCGCTGTCACGACATGGACACTATCTTGGCAGCAGCCTTTGCTCTGCGCCACGAGCCCGTTAGGTTTGTGTTTATCGGTGCCGGGGCCAAGCGCCAGCTCTGTATAGACCGTACGGCCCGCGCAGCGCTGACCAATTGCTTGTTTCTGCCCTACCAAGCAAAAGAAACCCTGCCCTTTTCTCTCACCGCCTGTGACCTCAGCTTGGTCAGCCTGGTAGAAGGGGTAGAAGGGCTAGTGGCCCCCAGCAAACTGTACGGCAGCCTAGCTGCAGGCCGACCTGTGGCTGCTATTTGCGAACCCCATTCCTACCTGCGATCGCTGCTGGCCGAAGGGGGATTTGGTCGTGCCTTTAGCAATGGCGATGGTGCGGGGCTAGCCAATTTCATTCGAACACTGGTGGCCAACCCGGCTCTAGTTCAACAGATGGGTAGCCGAGGTCGTCGCTACATGCAGCAAAAGTTTACCCCCGAGCAGGGTACCAACCGCTATTTTGAGGTTGTAAAAGCTTGCCTGCAAACTCCAGTAGCGCCTCCGCTGGCTGAGGTGCCCAAGGCTACTGTCTCTCGCCTCTGACCGCACCAACCATGGCAAAAGAATCTTAAAAAACTGGCTTTAGCCCTTGCCTAATTCAATAAATCCTGTACCCTTCTGGCATGGAGTGGGCTTTGATGGTCACTGCGATCTCAGTCTCTCCCCCGCAACCTCGGCATCCGCCGAGGCCGTAGTCCAGGACGGGTGTGGCTATCTTTATCCAATGCCTTTTAGTTATTAGTTAGCCCTGTGCTCTTTGCCATTTTTCCAATATGACTCAGCCCCGCCGCAATCGTAGCCGATCTAAACGACGCGCCATTTACTGCCCCGACCACGGCACCTACCTCGACAGCGTTAGCCAAAAGTATCCGCTCTACACAACTGAGCCCGAGCATCTCCAGCAGCGAGGGTTGAGCCGACTGCGATCGCTCACCGTCATCGCCGGTTACGGCACCGTTCCCTTAACCGGTGAATGGCTCGAGGCCTTTTGGTGCGATCACTGCCAAGAAACCCGCTGGTACCATGTCCATAGAACCGTCGCTAATCGCTACATGGTTGTAGCCGCGCCAGAACACCTCTGGCTGCAAGCCAGCGGCGTAATTCTTCCCACCGGCAACCCCAGCGTTAGCGAATTTACCCGCCGCCAGGCTCGCCAAACCCAGTACCAGGGCATCAAAGACTTTCGCCGCATTGGTTAAGCTAGCGGTTAATTCCGACTTAGGTAACTCTCAATGACCAAGCTGAAGATTAAGCGGCGCCGGCCATCAAGTGATCCCAGCGAAGCCGAGCTGATTATTGAAGCGGGTCGCACAGAGAAAAACTACTGGCAAGATATCTGGCGCTACCGAGAGCTGTTTTATTTTTTAGCTTGGCGCGATATTTTAGTGCGCTACAAGCAAACTGCTATCGGAGTGGCATGGGCGCTCATTCGGCCATTTCTGACGATGGTGGTGTTTACAGTAGTGTTTGGTCGTCTAGCCAACTTGCCATCGAACGGGGTGCCCTACCCCATCCTGGTATTTTCAGCCATGCTTCCCTGGCAGCTATTTTCTACGGCTTTATCAGAGTGCAGCAACAGTCTGATTGCTAATGCCAACCTACTATCAAAGGTATATTTTCCTCGCCTGGTAGTACCTACTAGCGCTGTAGTAGTTAGCTTTGTAGACTTCGCCATCTCTGGCATCATTTTGGTAGCGCTCATGGTGTGGTTCACCTACGTACCCAGTTGGCGAATCGTTACCTTACCGCTGTTTACCCTAATTGCGCTAGCCGCTTCTATGGGTGTAGGA encodes:
- a CDS encoding glycosyltransferase family 4 protein, with amino-acid sequence MRANHSRPSLPLQVSILTQFFPPDYAATGQLVEELAQSFSRQGVGVQVFAGQPGYAYDRRLAPKQEEAQGVTIRRTRTSRLWPKRIRGRAVGGLLYCLRSLIKLLHPARRGQLLIVTTEPPYLPVLAYLMYCLFGQPYLCVVYDLYPEVALALGVVSKRHWLVRLWRWLNCRTWQRAEAIVVLSQTMKQRIVDHCPEAADKIAVIHNWADPSLIVPLPKANNWFALHHQLDQVFTVLYSGNMGRCHDMDTILAAAFALRHEPVRFVFIGAGAKRQLCIDRTARAALTNCLFLPYQAKETLPFSLTACDLSLVSLVEGVEGLVAPSKLYGSLAAGRPVAAICEPHSYLRSLLAEGGFGRAFSNGDGAGLANFIRTLVANPALVQQMGSRGRRYMQQKFTPEQGTNRYFEVVKACLQTPVAPPLAEVPKATVSRL
- a CDS encoding ABC transporter permease — protein: MTKLKIKRRRPSSDPSEAELIIEAGRTEKNYWQDIWRYRELFYFLAWRDILVRYKQTAIGVAWALIRPFLTMVVFTVVFGRLANLPSNGVPYPILVFSAMLPWQLFSTALSECSNSLIANANLLSKVYFPRLVVPTSAVVVSFVDFAISGIILVALMVWFTYVPSWRIVTLPLFTLIALAASMGVGLWMASLNVQYRDFRYIVPFLVQFGLYISPVGFSSSIVPDRWRLLYSLNPMVGVIDGFRWAILGNEASIYWPGFALSTSLVMLLLVSGIWYFRKMERTFADVI